From the genome of Polyodon spathula isolate WHYD16114869_AA chromosome 14, ASM1765450v1, whole genome shotgun sequence, one region includes:
- the dmap1 gene encoding DNA methyltransferase 1-associated protein 1 — protein MTTGADVRDILELGGGEVDAGPISKKDIINSDKKKSKKSAETLTFKRPEGMHREVYALLYSDKKDAPPLLPSDTTQGYRTVKAKLGCKKVRPWKWMPFTNPARRDGAIFYHWRRIAEEGKDYPFARFNKTVQVPVYSEQEYQMYLPDEGWTKAETDHLFDLCKRFDLRFIVIHDRYDHQQFRKRSVEDLKERYYNICAKLTKIRASSGTDPKIYVFDSGHERRRKDQLERLYNRTPEQVTEEEYLIQELRKIETRKKEREKKAQDLQKLITAADTTTEMRRAERKATKKKLPQKRETEKPSVPETAGIKFPDFKSAGVTLRSQRMKLPSSVGQKKIKAIEQILTEQGVDLNPMPTEEIVQMFNELRSDLVLVYELKQAHGNCEYEQQMLRHRYDALVKAGGASTATGDSLGADGQLGVGPDDIKGEGKDQIIDVVGAPLTPNSRKRRESASSSSSTKKAKKL, from the exons AAAAAGTCCAAGAAATCTGCAGAAACTTTGACATTTAAAAGACCAGAGGGGATGCACAGAGAGGTCTACGCACTGCTCTACTCTgacaaaaa AGATGCCCCCCCATTACTGCCCAGTGACACGACTCAGGGTTATCGGACAGTCAAAGCCAAGCTGGGCTGTAAGAAGGTGCGCCCCTGGAAATGGATGCCTTTCACAAACCCGGCCAGGAGGGACGGAGCCATATTTTACCACTGGAGGCGCATAGCAGAGGAAGGCAAGGATTATCCCTTTGCCAGGTTTAATAAG acAGTGCAGGTGCCTGTGTACTCTGAGCAGGAGTATCAGATGTACCTTCCTGATGAAGGATGGACTAAAGCTGAAACAGATCACCTCTTTGACCTCTGCAAGCGCTTTGATCTGCGGTTCATTGTCATCCATGACCGCTATGACCACCAGCAGTTCAGG AAACGCTCAGTTGAAGACCTGAAGGAACGCTACTACAATATCTGTGCCAAACTCACCAAGATCCGTGCTTCTTCTGGAACTGACCCCAAAATCTATGTGTTTGACTCTGGCCATGAGAGGCGGAGGAAAGATCAGCTGGAAAGACTGTACAACCGAACACCTGAACAG GTAACAGAAGAGGAGTACCTGATACAGGAGTTGCGGAAGATTGAAACCAGGAAGAAGGAGAGGGAGAAGAAAGCTCAGGATCTGCAGAAACTCATCACAGCCGCTGACACCACCACTGAGATGCGTCGGGCAGAACGCAAAGCAACTAAGAAGAAACTACCACAAAAACGAGAAACTGAAAAACCG TCTGTTCCTGAGACCGCAGGCATCAAATTCCCAGACTTCAAATCAGCAGGTGTCACTTTGCGAAGCCAAAGG ATGAAACTGCCAAGCTCTGTGGGACAGAAGAAGATTAAAGCCATTGAGCAGATTCTAACAGAACAGGGAGTCG ATCTGAACCCGATGCCAACAGAGGAGATTGTGCAGATGTTCAACGAGCTGCGCAGCGACCTGGTGCTGGTTTACGAGCTGAAGCAGGCCCACGGCAACTGCGAGTACGAGCAACAGATGCTGAGGCACCGCTACGATGCGCTGGTCAAGGCGGGCGGGGCCAGCACAGCCACAGGGGATAGCCTTGGGGCTGATGGACAGCTCGGGGTGGGGCCTGATGACATCAAGGGGGAGGGGAAAGATCAAATAATCGATGTGGTGGGGGCGCCGCTGACGCCAAATTCG cggAAAAGAAGAGAATCAGCTTCCAGTTCCTCCTCCACAAAGAAAGCCAAGAAACTGTGA